One segment of Solanum stenotomum isolate F172 chromosome 1, ASM1918654v1, whole genome shotgun sequence DNA contains the following:
- the LOC125841183 gene encoding uncharacterized protein LOC125841183, whose protein sequence is MGRLNGGTNEGKQHFSHQHVLKQIVNPTETLNCNACEKPNNSNKPFYGCNTCQYFLHENCFNAPRILNHSSHPSHPLTLHQIPSYAGGSYICNACGSVGNGFCFNCADCEFDIHLQCASCPSSILVDKLPHQLELQYSYPEDSEYVCDICSVMMNKDNWFYYCGGCDFSSHLNCAIISPEVGVFPKQLQRPNPNSNPSRNSHANAAVEMINSVNDDHDRLIAAQIRAQIDARSRRAMLDLI, encoded by the coding sequence ATGGGAAGACTGAACGGGGGTACAAATGAGGGTAAACAACACTTCAGCCATCAACACGTCTTGAAACAAATTGTGAATCCAACTGAAACTCTCAATTGCAATGCATGTGAGAAACCAAACAACAGTAACAAGCCTTTCTACGGCTGCAACACCTGCCAATATTTCCTCCATGAAAACTGCTTTAATGCTCCGCGTATTCTCAATCACTCGTCTCATCCTTCGCACCCATTGACCCTTCACCAAATTCCGTCTTACGCGGGTGGTTCCTATATTTGCAATGCTTGTGGCTCTGTTGGAAATGGATTTTGCTTTAACTGTGCTGATTGTGAATTTGATATTCACTTGCAATGTGCATCCTGTCCTAGCTCCATACTTGTTGATAAACTCCCGCATCAATTGGAGCTCCAATACAGTTATCCTGAGGATAGCGAATATGTTTGCGATATCTGCTCTGTAATGATGAACAAGGACAACTGGTTCTACTATTGCGGTGGGTGTGATTTCTCTTCACACTTGAACTGTGCGATAATTAGTCCTGAAGTCGGTGTTTTCCCCAAACAGCTGCAGCGTCCAAATCCAAATTCAAATCCAAGTCGGAATTCCCATGCGAATGCGGCGGTGGAAATGATAAATTCAGTGAATGATGATCATGACCGGCTTATAGCAGCTCAAATTCGTGCTCAGATCGACGCACGATCAAGACGAGCTATGCTGGACTTAATCTAG
- the LOC125841144 gene encoding uncharacterized protein LOC125841144 produces MGRQNKSTNATSQGKQHFSHPHILKPIVNPPETLTCNACEQPNNNKPNFHGCNSCQYFLHDNCFNAPRFLNHSSHPSHPLTLHQIPSYSSRSYTCKACGSAGNGFCFSCAACEFDIHLQCASSPSSILVNNHPHQLELHFGSPYEDKNSKYNCDMCKVIMNKDDWLYYCAGCDFGSHLWCAITNPEVGVFPKQQCPIPNSNPNPNPNPSQNSNSNSNSNLNPNAAVEMINSVNAAHERLIAAQIRAQIAARGRQAALDII; encoded by the coding sequence atGGGAAGACAGAATAAGAGTACAAATGCGACATCTCAAGGTAAACAACACTTTAGCCATCCTCACATTTTGAAACCAATTGTGAATCCACCTGAAACACTCACTTGCAATGCCTGTGAGCAACCAAATAACAATAAGCCTAATTTTCATGGATGCAACAGTTGCCAGTATTTCCTCCACGATAATTGCTTCAATGCTCCGCGTTTTCTCAATCACTCGTCTCATCCTTCCCACCCCTTGACCCTTCACCAAATTCCGTCTTACTCGAGTCGTTCCTATACTTGCAAGGCTTGTGGCTCTGCTGGTAATGGATTTTGCTTTAGCTGTGCTGCTTGTGAATTTGATATTCACTTGCAATGTGCGTCCAGTCCTAGCTCCATACTTGTTAATAACCACCCGCATCAATTGGAGCTCCACTTCGGTTCTCCATACGAAGATAAGAATAGCAAATACAATTGTGATATGTGCAAGGTGATAATGAACAAGGACGATTGGTTGTACTACTGTGCTGGGTGTGATTTCGGGTCACACTTGTGGTGTGCGATAACTAATCCTGAAGTCGGTGTTTTCCCCAAACAGCAGTGTccaattccaaattcaaatccaaatccaaatccaaatccaagtcagaattcgaattcaaattcaaattcaaatttaaatccAAATGCAGCGGTGGAAATGATAAATTCAGTGAATGCTGCTCATGAGCGGCTTATAGCAGCTCAAATTCGCGCTCAGATAGCGGCACGAGGAAGACAGGCTGCTCTGGACATAATCTAG
- the LOC125878536 gene encoding uncharacterized protein LOC125878536: MGRQDRGTNAGPQDKQHFSHSHILKLIVNPTETVLTCNACEQPNNTNKPFYGCNTCQYFLHENCFNAPRFLNHASHPSHPLTLLPSATYSSCSFTCKACDSAGNGFCFSCACCEFDIHLQCASCPSLILVDKHPHQLELNFGSPYEDKDSEYVCDICTEIMNKENWLYYCGGCDFASHLQCVITSPEVGVFAKQQRPVPNPNSNSNSNPNPNPNRNPNARVEMINSANEGDEQIMAAQLRAQIAARGREACLDLMTPRRRYGYY, from the coding sequence ATGGGAAGACAAGACCGGGGTACAAATGCGGGACCTCAAGATAAACAACACTTCAGCCATTCCCACATCTTGAAACTAATTGTGAATCCAACTGAAACAGTACTCACTTGCAATGCTTGTGAGCAACCAAACAATACTAACAAGCCTTTCTATGGCTGCAACACCTGCCAATATTTCCTCCATGAAAACTGCTTCAATGCTCCGCGTTTTCTCAATCACGCGTCTCATCCTTCCCATCCCTTGACCCTTCTCCCAAGTGCGACTTATTCGAGTTGTTCCTTTACTTGCAAGGCTTGTGACTCTGCTGGCAATGGATTTTGCTTTAGCTGTGCTTGTTGTGAATTTGATATCCACTTGCAATGTGCATCTTGTCCGAGTTTGATACTTGTTGATAAACACCCGCATCAATTGGAGCTCAACTTCGGTTCTCCTTACGAAGACAAGGATAGTGAATATGTTTGTGATATCTGCACTGAAATAATGAACAAGGAGAATTGGTTGTACTATTGCGGTGGCTGTGATTTCGCGTCACACTTGCAGTGTGTGATTACTAGTCCTGAAGTCGGTGTTTTCGCCAAACAGCAGCGTCCAGTTCCAaatccaaattcaaattcaaattcaaatccaaacccaaacccaaatagaAATCCAAATGCAAGAGTGGAGATGATAAATTCAGCAAATGAAGGTGATGAACAGATAATGGCAGCTCAACTTCGTGCTCAGATTGCGGCACGAGGAAGAGAGGCTTGTCTGGACTTGATGACACCACGAAGACGATACGGTTACTATTAA